AGGTAATGCGTTCCGTGATTCGTTGCATGTCGACATGGCCCTTTGTGGTGGCGGTCTTGCTCCGGATTGAAGCACGGCGGTCGGTGATCGGGGGCGGTTTTCTTTGCCAATCCACGCCACGGGAGGCGCACCCGTAACCCCCTGTCCCCACTGCGTGACCACGTGGTTCACTGTGCGCATGACGCGAGTTCACCACATCGCCGTCGTCATCCTGTTGGCGTGCCCCCTGCTGGGTGCAGCGCCTGCGGTTCCCAAGACTGGGAACCCAAAGCCCGTGGCTCCCAAGAAAGTGACCCCTGTGAAACCCGCTCCCACCTGGCGCTTCGAGCTCTTTCACCAAGTCGATCGTGGCAACCCGAACGCGGGGAGCGACGTCCATATCGACCCGGACGGGAAGCAGTATGGGATGGGGAAGGCGGACTACCGGCCGTTCATCGAACGGTGTGAACTCGTCCCTCCCTCGGGCTTCGACCCACTGTCCGCCAAGCTCGTCTTCCTCCCCTACTTCAGGGAGCAGAAGCCCGAGACGACGTTGGGTGATTACTTCAAGGCGCAGGCGATCAAGGGTGCCACGCTCCGCGAGATGTTCCCTCGGGACCTCGAGGGCTTCCTCCGCCACCCCGAGGACATTCGGGATTCCTTCTCCACGCTCGTCGAGCCGAAATCGCAGCCGATGAGCCTCCTCGTCATCTGGAACCCCGAGGGGCAGTGGTACGTCGACGAGGTCTTCTACCGCATCGAAGGCATCGACGGTTGGCAGCGGCAGGCGTGCTCCGATGTGGTCGAGGGCTCTTTCGAAGACTTCCGCCGGCACTTCCCGTTGCTCCAGCCGCGCCTGGACGAAGGGCTTTCACCACTCCAACATCCCACGCGGCGCAAGCACCGGTTCTCCGCGGACGCGCCCGCCATTCGGCTCGAGAAGTCGCCGGGCATGCCCAATACACGGCACTACTGGCTGCATGTCTTCGAGGATGGCCGCTTCACGCTCAGCGGCTCGCGCAAGGCCGAGGTGAACTCCACCGACGCCAGCCGCCTCACGACGCTGCTCATCGCCGCAAGCCGTCTGGGCGAACACGAGGATTTCCTCGGCGTTCCCCTGTCCCAAGCTCACGACCGGCAGATGACGACGTTCGAGTTCTCGGTGGAGGGCCGACGCACCCGTGTGACGCTGGGCAGCGACACGCCGCCCGACATCCTGCGCTTCATGCAGCAGGTGGCCGCCGCCTACGGCATCGGGCTCTGAGCGCCGGGCCCGCGCGCTCCCCACGGCTGGAGGAACGACTCCGTCTCCTCCAGAATCCGCGGCAGTGACGCGGTGAGCTCGTGCCCGTCCGCCACCTCCACCAGCCGGACGTGGCGTTTGCCCTCCGCCCACTGGCGCGAGTTGCGGACGTCACACGTGTCATCCTGGACGCCGTGGATGATGAGCGTCGGCACGCGCACGTCCGGCCAGCCGCCCGTGCGTGCGTCCACCGCCTCCGCGTCCGCGATGAAGCCCGAATGGATGCGCACCTTCTGCTTCGTCACGAAGTCGTCCGTCTCAATCCAACCGGACGTCTGCCAATGCTGCCACGCGGCCTCGCCCATCCTCCGGCGAAGCTGCGGCACCACGCGGAAGGCGGGCGCCAGCAGCACCAG
This genomic window from Myxococcus hansupus contains:
- a CDS encoding YqiA/YcfP family alpha/beta fold hydrolase produces the protein MSTSTPSTSVGPRWLYLHGFASGPDSAKGVAVARHYAGQGVHVERLNLRVPSLEQLRLSAILETVRAAMGGPEERVVLLGSSLGGLTAARMAEQDARVCALVLLAPAFRVVPQLRRRMGEAAWQHWQTSGWIETDDFVTKQKVRIHSGFIADAEAVDARTGGWPDVRVPTLIIHGVQDDTCDVRNSRQWAEGKRHVRLVEVADGHELTASLPRILEETESFLQPWGARGPGAQSPMP